A window of the Arenibacter algicola genome harbors these coding sequences:
- a CDS encoding acyl-CoA thioesterase, with translation MEPKTPSESRTLMTDMVLPSETNPLNNLFGGELLARMDRAASIAARRHSRRITVTASVNHVAFNQAVPVGSVVTVEAAVSRAFRTSMEVFIDVWMEDRFNGEKSKVNEAIYTFVAVDDSGKPTTVPELKPETELEIQRFEAALRRKQLSLVLAGKMKPKDATELKALFMD, from the coding sequence ATGGAGCCAAAGACGCCCAGTGAATCGCGCACCTTAATGACCGATATGGTCCTTCCAAGTGAAACCAACCCTTTGAACAACTTGTTTGGAGGCGAATTGTTGGCCAGAATGGACCGTGCCGCCAGTATTGCCGCCAGGCGCCACAGTAGACGTATAACAGTTACTGCTTCGGTAAACCATGTAGCCTTTAACCAAGCTGTTCCAGTAGGAAGCGTGGTCACGGTTGAGGCAGCCGTTTCCAGAGCCTTCAGGACCTCCATGGAGGTATTTATAGATGTTTGGATGGAAGACCGGTTTAACGGCGAGAAATCCAAGGTAAATGAGGCTATCTACACCTTTGTGGCTGTGGACGATAGTGGAAAGCCTACTACAGTTCCAGAATTAAAGCCAGAGACCGAATTGGAGATTCAACGTTTTGAAGCCGCCCTGCGTAGAAAGCAGCTAAGTTTAGTGCTCGCCGGCAAGATGAAGCCCAAAGATGCCACCGAACTCAAGGCCTTATTCATGGATTAA
- a CDS encoding DUF4292 domain-containing protein encodes MKYSFKRLQKWAILGIFVVLVFSCKSTSVIKSGTVDENLTAKAVIRNHYYSHFNFKTLSGKMRIDYSDGESTQSVSVSFRMEKDKAIWLSAPLGIVKAYITPNRVSFYNKLDNEYFDGNFSYLSQLLGTDLNFQKVQNLLLGEPLFDLRDEKYMVDIANNNYQLKPKKAGDLFKTLFQIEPLNYRMATQQLSQPWEKRLLEINYKTYQKVNKWVLPGEIDILAVDGDNTNNIKVEFRNMEFNRALNFPYNIPNGFKEIVLN; translated from the coding sequence ATGAAATACAGTTTTAAAAGACTTCAAAAATGGGCTATTCTTGGCATTTTTGTGGTATTGGTGTTTTCGTGTAAGTCCACTAGCGTAATTAAAAGCGGTACTGTGGATGAAAATTTGACCGCAAAAGCGGTCATAAGAAACCACTATTACTCCCATTTTAATTTTAAGACCCTAAGTGGAAAGATGAGGATAGATTATTCCGACGGGGAGAGCACTCAAAGCGTTAGTGTAAGTTTTAGGATGGAAAAGGATAAGGCCATATGGTTAAGCGCGCCCTTGGGAATCGTAAAAGCCTACATTACTCCAAATAGGGTTTCGTTCTATAATAAGTTGGACAATGAGTATTTTGATGGTAATTTTTCCTATTTGAGTCAATTATTGGGAACCGACCTTAATTTTCAAAAAGTACAAAACCTTCTTTTGGGAGAACCTCTTTTCGATTTACGGGATGAAAAGTATATGGTGGATATCGCCAACAACAACTATCAGTTAAAACCAAAAAAGGCTGGGGATTTATTTAAAACATTGTTTCAAATAGAGCCTTTGAATTATAGAATGGCCACGCAACAGTTGTCGCAGCCATGGGAGAAACGATTGTTGGAAATCAACTATAAGACCTATCAAAAGGTTAATAAATGGGTCTTGCCAGGGGAGATAGATATTTTGGCCGTTGATGGGGACAATACCAATAATATTAAAGTAGAATTTAGGAATATGGAGTTCAATAGGGCATTGAATTTCCCATATAATATACCAAATGGTTTCAAAGAAATTGTATTAAATTAA
- a CDS encoding murein hydrolase activator EnvC family protein: protein MGSKHSYIVYFLLVMFVGIGNIAIAQTNEQKALESKREQLQKEISEINRLLFAEKKEKGNVLEQMEAMDQKINVRQQLIRVTNQQSNLLNRQINTNVRNIGKLRNDLAFLKEEYGNMIQKSYQNKSRQSRLMFLLSSENFLQAFKRFQYMKQYTQYRKEQGEQIVAKTDELTQLNKDLSEQRKEKDKLVAENTQIKNQLYKEIQSQKELLKSIRKNESKYATAIENKKKEAKRIDEQIERLIRSAIAASNREASKSSSSTATSSSKFVLTPEATIVANNFSANKGKLIWPVEKGIKRQGFGVYNDAVYPGIKHESNGVIIATDEGSKARAIFEGEVIAILSVPGGNKGVQIKHGNYISTYYNLSRVYVKKGDKVNTKSDLGDIYTSKSSGTTQLKFYLYKDTTRLNPEEWIYQL, encoded by the coding sequence ATGGGAAGTAAGCACTCTTATATAGTTTATTTTCTTTTAGTTATGTTTGTTGGTATTGGCAATATTGCAATTGCTCAGACCAATGAACAGAAGGCATTGGAATCCAAGCGGGAACAACTCCAAAAGGAAATATCGGAAATTAATCGACTCTTGTTCGCGGAGAAAAAGGAGAAGGGCAATGTCTTGGAGCAGATGGAGGCCATGGATCAAAAAATAAATGTTCGCCAACAGTTGATCCGTGTTACTAACCAACAGTCCAACTTACTTAATAGGCAGATTAACACGAATGTTAGGAACATTGGAAAACTGCGTAACGATCTTGCTTTTCTTAAGGAAGAATACGGGAATATGATCCAAAAGTCCTATCAGAATAAATCCAGACAGAGTAGATTAATGTTTCTTTTGTCCTCTGAGAATTTTCTACAGGCTTTTAAGCGGTTTCAATATATGAAACAATATACCCAATACAGAAAGGAACAGGGCGAGCAAATTGTGGCCAAAACGGACGAGCTTACCCAATTGAACAAAGACCTTTCCGAACAGCGTAAGGAAAAGGACAAACTTGTGGCGGAAAATACCCAGATCAAAAATCAATTATACAAGGAAATCCAATCCCAAAAGGAATTGCTGAAGAGTATAAGGAAGAACGAAAGCAAATATGCTACGGCCATTGAAAATAAAAAGAAGGAGGCCAAACGGATCGATGAACAAATTGAAAGATTGATTCGCAGTGCTATTGCCGCCTCTAACAGAGAGGCTAGTAAGTCCAGCAGTTCAACCGCCACAAGTAGTAGTAAGTTCGTTTTGACTCCAGAGGCTACTATTGTAGCCAATAATTTCTCGGCCAATAAGGGAAAATTGATCTGGCCGGTGGAAAAGGGAATTAAAAGACAGGGTTTTGGTGTTTATAATGACGCCGTTTATCCAGGGATAAAGCACGAAAGCAATGGGGTAATCATTGCCACGGATGAGGGATCCAAGGCAAGGGCTATCTTTGAAGGGGAAGTTATCGCCATTCTGTCTGTTCCTGGGGGGAATAAGGGAGTACAGATTAAGCATGGAAATTATATAAGTACCTATTACAATCTTTCCAGAGTTTATGTAAAGAAAGGGGATAAGGTAAACACCAAGTCTGATTTGGGGGATATTTACACCAGCAAATCCAGCGGCACTACCCAATTAAAATTTTATCTTTACAAGGATACAACCCGCCTTAATCCTGAGGAATGGATATATCAACTATAA
- a CDS encoding aldo/keto reductase: MKNLTDLKGTFTLHNGVEMPYFGLGVYLSEDGKEVTNAVKWALDDGYRHIDTASVYGNEEGVGIGIKESGVDRKDIFVVSKVWNSDQGYESTIKSYESSLKRLNLDYLDLYLVHWPVKGKYKETWRAMEYLYKHRGVRAIGVSNFMQHHLEDLLTSSEIVPMVNQMEFHPYLVQQELIDFCNKNTIQYEAWSPLMQGHIFELDIMKDLAAKYNKTIAQIVLRWDLQKGVVTIPKSAKKERIRANADIFDFELTDGDVKKLEQLDRGKRFGPDPNNFDF; this comes from the coding sequence TTGAAAAATTTAACGGATTTAAAAGGAACTTTTACGCTTCATAATGGCGTGGAGATGCCCTATTTTGGTTTAGGGGTTTATTTGTCCGAAGATGGAAAGGAAGTGACCAATGCCGTAAAATGGGCCTTGGATGATGGATATCGACATATAGACACTGCATCGGTTTACGGGAATGAAGAGGGTGTGGGCATTGGAATCAAGGAAAGCGGCGTGGACCGCAAGGACATATTTGTGGTGAGCAAGGTGTGGAATAGCGATCAGGGCTATGAAAGTACCATAAAGTCATATGAATCCAGTTTAAAGCGCTTGAATTTGGACTATTTGGACCTGTACCTAGTACATTGGCCTGTAAAGGGAAAGTATAAGGAGACTTGGCGTGCAATGGAATATTTGTACAAGCATAGGGGGGTAAGGGCTATTGGAGTAAGTAATTTTATGCAGCATCATCTCGAGGATTTACTTACTTCCTCGGAAATTGTCCCAATGGTGAACCAAATGGAATTTCACCCCTATTTGGTACAACAGGAATTGATCGATTTTTGCAATAAAAATACCATTCAGTATGAAGCCTGGTCCCCATTGATGCAGGGGCATATCTTTGAATTGGATATAATGAAGGACCTAGCGGCAAAATACAATAAGACCATTGCCCAGATTGTACTGCGCTGGGATTTGCAAAAGGGAGTTGTTACCATTCCAAAATCTGCAAAAAAGGAACGGATTAGGGCCAATGCCGATATTTTCGACTTTGAACTTACCGACGGGGATGTAAAAAAATTGGAGCAATTGGACCGTGGAAAAAGATTTGGTCCCGATCCCAATAATTTCGATTTTTAA